The region GCCCGGTTGCGGGCCGTCTCCGGGCGGCTCCGCGAGGACTACCCCGAGGCGGACGTGATATCGGCCGGAATGAGCGGAGACATCCCCCAGGCCATCGCGAACGGCGCGACACACCTGAGAGTCGGTACGGCGTTGCTCGGCCGCAGAAAGCCCTTCGTCAGGTAATGTCCCCCAAGTGGACCACGGTGTCCGCGCTCCAGGTAGAGGTCGATCAGCGGTGAGCTCCAAGGGGGGTACGGCTACCGCCCTGGCCTTCCCCAGGGACCTTGTAGGCACCAGAAACGCGGAGGACGACGAGCGATGGCCGGCGCGATGCGCAAGATGGCGGTCTACCTCGGTCTCGTGGAGGACGACCGCTACGAAGACAGGTACACGGCGGAGTACGGCACCGACGAGGACTACGGCGACGAGGACTACGAGTCGCCGCGGCGCGGCTTCGCCGCGTCCTCCGGCGCGCACGCCGGGGCTCCGGAGCGCGACGAGGACACCGAGACGTCCGTCCCGGCCCCGCGTCCCCCCACGGCCGTGCTGGAGCGCCGTACGACCGATCTGGCGCGGATCACCACCCTGCATCCGCGCACGTACAACGAGGCGCGCACGATCGGCGAGCACTTCCGCGAGGGCACGCCGGTCATCATGAATCTGACGGAGATGGTCGACAGCGACGCCAAGCGTCTTGTCGATTTCGCGGCAGGTCTCGTCTTTGGCCTACACGGCAGCATCGAACGTGTTACCAACAAGGTGTTCCTGTTGTCCCCCGCCAACGTTGAGGTGACCGCCGAGGACAAGGCCAGAATCGCGGAACGCGGCTTCTTCAACCAGAGCTAGAGTTCCATACATGAACAGTGACCGGCTGAGCGGCGCCCGTGCGGCCCGCAGGCGGCGGAACCGAGGGGAGGCGGGGCTCGACCGTGGGGATCATTAGCGAGATCTTGGTCATCGCCCTGACCCTCTACCTGGTTCTGCTGATCGGCAGAATGATCATAGATACGGTGCAGGCGTTCGCCCGCGCCTGGCGGCCCACCGGGGTCGTCCTGGTGCTGGCGGAGGTCACCTATACGGCGACCGACCCACCCCTCAAGTTCCTCCGCCGTTTCATTCCGCCCCTCAGGTTGGGTACGGTGGCCTTTGACCTGAGCTTCACAGTGCTGTTCATTGTGGTTTTGGTCTTGATCCAAGTCGTGAACGCGCTTCCACGTTGATCGGGTAACACGCTCTACCGGACAGACTCCAAGCGCGCCAAGGAGACCCAAATGCCGTTGACGCCCGCTGATGTGCGGAACAAGCAGTTCAGTACCACCCGGCTGAGGCCGGGGTACGACGAGGAGGAGGTCGACGCGTTCCTCGACGAGGTCGAGGCCGAGCTTGACCGTCTCATCCAGGAGAACGAGGAACTCCGCGCGAAGCTGGCCGAGTGCCTCAGGGGCAAGGTCCCCGGCGGCATGGGCATGCCGGGCTCCATGCAGATGGCGTCGGCTCCGGTGGCCGAGCCCAAGCCCGAGATGATGGCCCCCCAGCCGGAGCCGATCAAGCCTCCTGAGCCGGCGCGCCCCGAGCCTATGCCGGTCGGCATGGGCCTGCCGCCCGCCGAGGACAACATGGACACCGCGGCCCGCGTGCTCGCCCTCGCGCAGCAGACGGCCGACCAGGCGATCGCCGACGCCCGCCGCGAGGCGGACGAGACGGTGACCCGCGCCCGGCGTGAGGCCGACGACATCCTCGGCAAGGCCCGCCGCCAGGCCGAGCAGATCATCGGCGACGCCCGCGCCCGGGCCGAGACGCTGGAGCGCGACGCCCAGGAGCGGCACCGCCAGGCCATGGGCACGCTCGTGCAGACCCGCGACGAGATCGAGCGCAAGGTGGAGGACCTGCGGATCATCGAGCGCGAGTACCGCAGCCGCCTCAAGCTGTTCCTGGAGGATCAGCTCAGCAAGCTGAACGTCTCCGCCGAGGGCAGCGGCCCCTTCCCGATCCTCGGTGGCGGTCCGGCCATGGCCCACGCCGCCGCGCCGGGTCCGCAGCAGGTCACGGGTGCGCCCAACCCGTTCGCCCAGGAGCCTCCCCAGCACTCCGGCGCCTTCCCCGGTCCCGACGGCCCCCACAACGACCGCCGGTAAGCAGTTGCGGGTCCCACCACGGACCCGGTAGCTCGGAGAACCCCCGTGATCCTCATCAGTGCCGCACTCGTCCTCGCCGCCATCGTCCTGCTCATCGCGGGTGTCGTGCTGGGGACGCCCCCTCTAGTGATGTGGTCGATCGTCGTCAGCGTGCTGTCGGCGGTCTGTCTGCTGATCGGAGCACTGCTGAGGCGCCACGAGCTGTTCCCGTCCGGCGGGCGTGCCGCCGAGGGGACCGCTCCCACCCCCCAGGGTTCGACCGCGTCCCAGCTCGCGCCCGTGGGCGCCATGAGCGGGGCGTACGGCGGAACCCTCGCCGGGGCACCGGCGCACCCGGTGGCGACGCCCATGGTGGCGGCACCGCCGGTCACGCATCACGGGGCTGTACCACCCCAGGCTTTTCCGGCACAGCCCTTCCCCTCCCAGGCGTTCCCCGCGCAGCCCTTCCCGCCGCAGCCCCCCCAGCGGACGGCACCGGTCTCCCGGCCGCCCGCCACCACCGGCCGCGGCCTCGCCCTCGACGCGATCGTCCTGGTGATCCCCGGACGCAGGCGCTTCCACCTGGCCACCTGCCGCCAGCTCGCGGGGCGCGAGACCGAGGAGCTCACCTACGAGGAGGCTCGCGAGGAGGGCTTCACCCCCTGCACCACCTGCCTCCCCGAGATCTCCGCCCGTACGGCGGGGCCGGAGGAGCCCACACCACGCGACGGCGCTCCGGGCGACGACAAGGCCCGGGCCGACGCGGCCCCCAGTGACGCGGCTTCCGACGACACGGCCGCTGACAGCGCGGCCCAGGGTGATGCGGCCCCCGGTGATGCGGCCCAGGGTGATAGGGCACAGGGGTACAGCGCGGTGAGCGACGCCACCCTCCGCGCCGAGGCCCCCCGCAGTGCCACGGCCGGTGACAGCGTGGCCCGTGACAGCGTGGCCCGTGACAAGACGGCCGACGACGACACGACCCGTGTCGGCACTCTCCGCGCAGACAAGGGCGGTGACACGGCTGGGGGTGGCCCGGCTCGTGACAAGACGGCCGGTGACGCCGCTCTCCGCGCCGACGCTCCTGGCGCCGAAGCCGGGCCCACGACGACGCACCGCCCCGCAGGGGCCTCCGCGGCCACCGACCCGAAGCCTTCCCGTTCCGCTCCCGGCAGCGCGACCTCTGGTACCGCGACCTCTGGTACCGCGACTTCCGGCGCCGGGTCGTCTGGCGCCGGCAAGTCCGGTTCGGCCTCGTCTGGCATCGGTTCGTCGACCGTCTCATCGCCCGCGTCCGGGCCGTCCGCGGCCGGCTCGTCGACAGGGCCCGATAAAACAGACGAAACGCGTGAGAAGTCGTCCGGCGAAACCGATGACGAGGGCGATGATCACACGCCGGTGGACTGGTTCGGCCGGAGTACGTCGAAGCCGTCCGGAGCCGGGAGCCCGGCGTCCGGCACCGGGTCGTCCGCATCGTCCGCATCGTCTGGTTCGTCGGGATCGACAGGAGCGGCTGCTTCCGGGTCCTCGGCGTCTTCTGTGTCGTCGTGGTCCGTGCGGTCCTGGTCGCCGTCCGGCACCGGGGACGAACCGGGCCGGGACGACGACGAGACGGACGAGTCGATCACCGACACGGCGGAACACGACTGGTTCAGGCCCGGCAAGCTTCGGCCCTGGGACCCGGCCAACGCCGCTGGAGGCGAGGACCCGGGGGAGAGTGCTTCCTCCCGTCCCGCCGAGCCCGCCAAGCCTGGTGAGACCAAGGCACCGGGCGAGAAGCCGGTGGAGCCGGCGGAGACCACCGAATCCGGGCGCGCCGGGTTCGAGGCGTCCGCCGGCCCCACCACCGCAAAGCCGGCCCCCGCCACGTCCGGCGGCGACGCGGGCGTCACGTCAGCCGCGGACGACGAAGGTGATTCCGGCGCGGGCGCAGGTAAGAGCGGCGGCGCAGGTAAGAGCGGCGGGACGGCCGAGCGAGCCGGCCGCGCCGATGACGCCAGCGGTGCCGATGACACCAGGGGTGCCGATGACACTGACGGCGCCGGTGACGCCAACGGTGCGGATGATGCTGACGGTGCCGGTGACGCCAGCGGTGCGGATGACACTGATGAGGCCGATGACCCCGGTCACCCCGCCGAGCCGTCCGCGGACGCGGACCGGAGCGGGGACGCGGACCAAGACGCGGACCGGAGCGGGGACGCGCGGGTGCGGGTGATGATCGGCACACGGCGCTACCACAACGCC is a window of Microbispora sp. NBC_01189 DNA encoding:
- a CDS encoding DivIVA domain-containing protein; amino-acid sequence: MPLTPADVRNKQFSTTRLRPGYDEEEVDAFLDEVEAELDRLIQENEELRAKLAECLRGKVPGGMGMPGSMQMASAPVAEPKPEMMAPQPEPIKPPEPARPEPMPVGMGLPPAEDNMDTAARVLALAQQTADQAIADARREADETVTRARREADDILGKARRQAEQIIGDARARAETLERDAQERHRQAMGTLVQTRDEIERKVEDLRIIEREYRSRLKLFLEDQLSKLNVSAEGSGPFPILGGGPAMAHAAAPGPQQVTGAPNPFAQEPPQHSGAFPGPDGPHNDRR
- a CDS encoding YggT family protein translates to MGIISEILVIALTLYLVLLIGRMIIDTVQAFARAWRPTGVVLVLAEVTYTATDPPLKFLRRFIPPLRLGTVAFDLSFTVLFIVVLVLIQVVNALPR
- a CDS encoding cell division protein SepF, whose product is MAGAMRKMAVYLGLVEDDRYEDRYTAEYGTDEDYGDEDYESPRRGFAASSGAHAGAPERDEDTETSVPAPRPPTAVLERRTTDLARITTLHPRTYNEARTIGEHFREGTPVIMNLTEMVDSDAKRLVDFAAGLVFGLHGSIERVTNKVFLLSPANVEVTAEDKARIAERGFFNQS